The Sphingobium sp. BYY-5 genome contains a region encoding:
- a CDS encoding ATP-dependent DNA helicase, producing MIDPATLPALHASHGGIWLREEGRTQALAKGQAIARAAETPVLLLNAPLTGQRLGYPELNGLDLLELWAFLHPARFLVPTPKGLAEALALPAPANEGDIPALLQQAAALLLARLESSDWAEREGGWTAGQALHRLRWPWSPLVVPRIPRPREAERWLFSKLPEWEEAQARPAPRTITLSEDQVLARLDALTGAQAETRPGQRAYAAAASAAFRPRTYRDQPNMLLAEAGTGIGKTLGYLAPASLWAGEAQGTVWVSTYTKALQRQLDRESLRLFPDPAVAARRVVVRKGRENYLCLLNLEDALQGGFSGRAAILAQLVARWAAFTKDGDMVGGDLPGWLPTLFRRNGSTALTDRRGECIYAGCPHYRKCFIERSARASADADIVIANHALVMINAARGRETGQRPQRIVFDEGHHLFDAADSTFSVALSGQEAIELRRWIMGPEGGSRGRRRGLAARLSDLASYDEEGGQAIRAAVDAAQALPADEWLKRVVAGEPFGPLEALLAAVRGTVYTRAADAGEADAGYGLETELAEPDGALVEAAQEAALALDALIKPIVRLSRRLEAVIEDAPDWLDGAARARIEGAVASLGWRRDLIAAWLALLARIGGPADPDYVDWLAVDRAEGREFDIGIHRHWLDPTRPLAETVLKPAQGVLITSATLKGGGEWDNAEKRNGAIHLPHGAERFEADSPFDYPNRAEVLIVTDIKRGDIAALSGAYARLIEAAGGGTLGLFTAIRRLRAVHARIADRLARTGLPLYAQHVDPMDTGTLVDIFRDDPRASLLGTDALRDGVDVPGHSLRLVVMEGVPWSKPTVLHAARRLAGGGNAYDDRLIRARLAQAFGRLIRRAEDRGSFVILSAAMPSRLLSAFPPGTPVRRLTLDEAIIAVSAAIPREALGEQAAFGHQGYESGLPRQESE from the coding sequence GTGATCGATCCCGCCACATTGCCCGCGCTCCACGCCAGCCATGGCGGCATCTGGCTGCGCGAAGAGGGCCGCACCCAGGCGCTGGCCAAGGGGCAGGCGATCGCGCGCGCGGCCGAAACGCCGGTGCTGCTGCTCAATGCGCCCCTGACCGGCCAGCGGCTGGGCTATCCCGAACTGAACGGCCTCGACCTGCTGGAACTCTGGGCATTCCTCCATCCCGCCCGCTTTCTGGTGCCCACGCCCAAGGGGCTGGCCGAAGCGCTAGCCCTGCCTGCTCCGGCCAATGAGGGAGATATTCCCGCCCTGCTGCAACAGGCCGCCGCCCTGCTGCTCGCCCGGCTCGAATCATCCGACTGGGCCGAGCGCGAAGGCGGCTGGACAGCGGGCCAGGCGCTGCATCGGTTGCGCTGGCCCTGGTCGCCGCTGGTCGTGCCACGCATCCCGCGCCCGCGCGAGGCGGAACGCTGGCTCTTTTCCAAGCTGCCCGAATGGGAGGAAGCACAGGCCCGTCCGGCTCCGCGCACGATCACCCTGTCCGAAGACCAGGTTCTGGCCCGGCTCGACGCCCTGACCGGCGCGCAGGCGGAGACGCGTCCCGGCCAGCGCGCCTATGCCGCCGCCGCCAGCGCCGCCTTCCGCCCGCGTACCTATCGCGACCAGCCCAATATGCTGCTGGCCGAAGCCGGGACCGGCATCGGCAAGACACTGGGCTATCTCGCACCCGCCTCGCTCTGGGCCGGGGAAGCACAGGGGACGGTGTGGGTGTCCACCTATACCAAGGCATTGCAGCGTCAGCTCGACCGCGAATCCCTGCGTCTCTTTCCCGATCCCGCCGTCGCCGCGCGGCGCGTGGTGGTGCGCAAGGGCCGCGAAAACTATCTCTGCCTGCTCAATCTGGAAGATGCGTTGCAAGGCGGCTTTTCGGGCCGCGCCGCCATATTGGCGCAGCTGGTCGCACGCTGGGCCGCCTTCACCAAGGATGGCGACATGGTTGGCGGCGACCTGCCCGGCTGGCTGCCGACCCTGTTCCGTCGCAACGGATCGACTGCGCTGACCGACCGGCGCGGCGAGTGCATCTATGCCGGCTGCCCGCATTATCGCAAATGCTTCATCGAACGGTCGGCCCGCGCCTCGGCCGACGCCGATATCGTCATCGCCAATCATGCGCTGGTGATGATCAATGCCGCGCGCGGCCGTGAGACTGGGCAACGTCCGCAGCGCATCGTCTTCGACGAGGGCCATCATCTCTTCGACGCGGCGGATTCAACCTTCTCGGTCGCCCTGTCGGGACAGGAGGCAATCGAACTGCGCCGCTGGATCATGGGGCCTGAGGGCGGATCGCGCGGACGCCGAAGGGGCCTTGCCGCACGCCTCTCCGACCTGGCGAGCTATGACGAGGAAGGCGGTCAGGCGATCCGCGCGGCGGTCGACGCGGCGCAGGCGCTACCCGCCGACGAATGGCTGAAGCGCGTGGTGGCGGGCGAACCTTTCGGCCCGCTGGAAGCGCTGCTCGCCGCCGTACGCGGCACCGTCTACACGCGCGCCGCCGACGCCGGGGAAGCGGACGCCGGCTACGGGCTTGAGACGGAACTGGCGGAACCCGACGGCGCGCTTGTCGAAGCCGCACAGGAAGCGGCCCTGGCGCTCGATGCGCTCATCAAGCCGATCGTCCGCCTGTCACGCCGGTTGGAGGCGGTGATCGAGGATGCGCCCGACTGGCTGGACGGTGCGGCGCGCGCGCGGATCGAGGGCGCGGTGGCGTCGCTCGGCTGGCGACGCGACCTGATCGCAGCCTGGCTGGCGCTGCTGGCGCGGATCGGCGGCCCGGCCGACCCCGACTATGTCGACTGGCTCGCGGTCGATCGGGCCGAAGGACGGGAGTTCGACATCGGCATCCATCGCCATTGGCTCGACCCTACCCGCCCGCTGGCCGAAACGGTGCTGAAACCGGCGCAGGGCGTCCTCATCACCTCCGCGACGCTCAAGGGGGGCGGCGAATGGGACAATGCGGAAAAGCGCAACGGCGCGATCCACCTGCCCCATGGCGCCGAACGGTTCGAGGCGGACAGCCCGTTTGACTATCCCAACCGCGCCGAAGTGCTGATCGTGACCGATATCAAGCGGGGTGACATCGCCGCGCTGTCGGGCGCCTATGCCCGGCTGATCGAGGCGGCGGGCGGCGGGACGCTGGGCCTGTTCACCGCGATCCGGCGGCTGCGCGCGGTACATGCCCGCATCGCCGACCGGCTGGCGCGGACCGGCCTGCCGCTCTACGCCCAGCATGTCGATCCGATGGATACCGGCACGCTGGTCGACATCTTCCGCGACGATCCGCGCGCTTCGCTGCTCGGCACCGATGCCTTGCGCGATGGCGTCGATGTACCCGGCCATTCGCTGCGGTTGGTGGTGATGGAAGGCGTGCCTTGGTCCAAGCCCACCGTGCTGCACGCCGCTCGCCGGCTGGCGGGCGGCGGCAACGCCTATGACGACCGGCTGATCCGCGCGCGGCTGGCCCAGGCGTTCGGCCGCCTCATCCGCCGCGCCGAGGACCGGGGCAGTTTCGTCATCCTCTCGGCCGCGATGCCCAGCCGGCTGCTCAGCGCCTTTCCGCCCGGAACACCGGTGCGCCGCCTGACGCTCGACGAGGCGATCATCGCCGTCAGCGCCGCAATTCCCCGCGAAGCCCTTGGCGAACAGGCCGCCTTCGGGCATCAGGGATACGAATCCGGCTTGCCCCGTCAGGAGAGTGAATGA
- a CDS encoding RcnB family protein encodes MFRKMMLAGLMGATLLSGIAPAYAQAGQERGDRSERSMRQGGDAASRGNRMTQPRGDDGGQRWQQRGDAGRQGWQQRAAERPAGQAMPQRPDPRWRGDSNPPANRAIENAVRDQQQQQRNWRDARRDDRPAWGNDRRDGRQDGRPDGRGNDRPDWRNDRRNDRPDWRNDRRDGRQDGRPDQRWSDNRGWNGANWNNNGRRFDDRTRWNDQRRWDSGWRQDRRYDWNSYRNRYGDRYRIGRYYAPRGWNYGYRPFSVGIVLNSSLYANNYWLNDPYSYRLPPAYGTLRWVRYYDDALLVDVRDGYVVDVIRDFFW; translated from the coding sequence ATGTTCAGGAAGATGATGCTGGCCGGGCTGATGGGCGCAACGCTGCTGAGCGGCATTGCCCCTGCTTATGCCCAGGCCGGTCAGGAACGCGGTGATCGCAGCGAGCGATCCATGCGCCAGGGCGGTGATGCAGCGTCTCGCGGCAACCGCATGACCCAGCCGCGCGGCGATGACGGCGGGCAGCGCTGGCAACAGCGCGGCGATGCCGGCCGACAAGGCTGGCAGCAGCGCGCGGCCGAACGGCCTGCCGGACAGGCGATGCCGCAGCGTCCCGATCCGCGCTGGCGCGGCGATTCCAATCCACCTGCCAATCGCGCGATCGAAAATGCCGTGCGCGACCAGCAACAGCAGCAACGCAATTGGCGCGATGCACGGCGGGATGATCGCCCGGCCTGGGGCAACGACCGGCGCGATGGCCGCCAGGACGGGCGCCCGGATGGGCGTGGGAACGACCGGCCTGATTGGCGCAACGACCGGCGCAATGACCGTCCGGACTGGCGCAATGACCGTCGCGATGGCCGCCAAGACGGGCGCCCGGATCAGCGCTGGTCCGACAATCGCGGCTGGAACGGCGCCAATTGGAACAACAATGGCCGCCGCTTTGACGACCGCACCCGCTGGAACGATCAGCGGCGTTGGGACAGTGGCTGGCGCCAGGATCGCCGTTACGACTGGAACAGCTATCGCAACCGCTATGGCGACCGCTACCGGATTGGCCGCTATTATGCCCCGCGCGGCTGGAATTATGGCTATCGGCCCTTTTCGGTCGGGATTGTCCTGAACAGCTCGCTCTATGCCAATAATTACTGGCTGAACGATCCCTATAGCTATCGCCTGCCGCCGGCCTACGGCACGTTGCGCTGGGTCCGCTATTATGACGACGCGCTGCTGGTCGACGTCCGCGACGGCTATGTCGTCGACGTGATCCGCGACTTCTTCTGGTAA
- a CDS encoding beta-ketoacyl-ACP synthase III translates to MIRRSILLGTGSALPARIVTNAELAQTVDTSDEWIVERTGIRTRYIAAEGETTATLATQAAGIALEAAGLAAQDIDLIILATATPDQTFPATATKVQAALGIDDCVAFDVAAVCSGFLYAVTVADSMIRSGAANRALVIGSETFSRILDWEDRATCVLFGDGAGAIVLGFEESADGARGILASKLHADGRHNQLLYVDGGPSTTQTVGKLRMKGQEVFRHAVVNLASVLNEVMEQAGLATSDIDWLVPHQANARILDATARKLKLPAERVVMTVDRHANTSAASVPLALDVAVRDGRIKPGDLIVLEAMGGGFTWGACVLRL, encoded by the coding sequence GTGATCCGCCGTTCGATTCTTCTGGGAACAGGGTCAGCCCTGCCCGCGCGCATTGTCACCAACGCAGAGCTGGCGCAGACCGTCGACACCAGCGACGAATGGATCGTCGAACGGACCGGCATCCGCACCCGGTATATCGCCGCTGAGGGTGAAACGACCGCGACGCTGGCGACCCAAGCCGCCGGCATCGCGCTGGAGGCGGCCGGGCTTGCTGCGCAGGATATCGACCTCATCATCCTGGCGACGGCGACGCCTGATCAGACCTTCCCCGCCACCGCGACCAAGGTGCAGGCGGCGCTGGGCATCGATGACTGCGTTGCTTTCGACGTAGCGGCGGTCTGTTCGGGGTTCCTCTATGCAGTCACTGTCGCCGACAGCATGATCCGTTCGGGCGCCGCCAACCGCGCGTTGGTGATCGGTTCGGAGACCTTCAGCCGCATCCTCGACTGGGAAGATCGCGCCACTTGCGTTCTGTTCGGCGACGGGGCGGGCGCGATCGTGCTGGGTTTTGAGGAAAGCGCTGACGGCGCGCGCGGCATCCTGGCCTCAAAGCTTCATGCCGATGGCCGCCATAACCAGCTTCTCTATGTCGATGGCGGACCGTCGACGACGCAGACGGTGGGCAAGTTGCGCATGAAGGGACAAGAAGTGTTCCGCCATGCCGTGGTCAACCTGGCCTCGGTCCTGAACGAAGTGATGGAGCAGGCAGGTCTTGCCACCAGCGATATCGATTGGCTCGTGCCGCATCAGGCCAATGCCCGTATCCTCGATGCCACGGCGCGCAAGCTGAAGCTGCCGGCCGAGCGTGTTGTCATGACGGTGGATCGCCACGCGAACACCTCTGCTGCTTCGGTGCCTCTCGCGCTGGATGTCGCTGTGCGCGACGGACGGATCAAGCCGGGCGACCTCATCGTGCTTGAAGCGATGGGCGGCGGTTTTACTTGGGGCGCCTGCGTTCTGCGTCTATAA
- a CDS encoding histidine phosphatase family protein, producing the protein MKRLTLLRHAKSDWDDPVARDFDRPLNRRGEKAALLMGQFAARRKMRFDLLVASPAVRVVQTLDTFFSGYGETLDAHWDRRIYLASSATLLDVVRDLPDSAQSVLMAGHNPGFEELILDLVPDDGANPLREDVEVKFPTASLAVMDLAIESWTQIAINAATIASFTRPRDLDPALGPGSR; encoded by the coding sequence ATGAAGCGTCTGACCCTGTTGCGTCACGCCAAATCGGATTGGGACGATCCGGTGGCGCGCGACTTCGACCGGCCTTTGAACCGCCGGGGGGAGAAGGCTGCGCTGCTGATGGGCCAGTTCGCCGCCAGGCGGAAGATGCGGTTCGACCTGCTGGTCGCATCGCCTGCGGTGCGGGTGGTGCAGACACTCGACACCTTCTTTTCGGGTTATGGCGAAACACTGGATGCCCATTGGGACCGCCGCATCTATCTCGCATCCTCCGCAACCTTGCTCGATGTCGTGCGCGATCTGCCCGACAGTGCGCAAAGCGTGCTGATGGCGGGGCATAATCCGGGCTTCGAGGAACTGATCCTGGATCTGGTCCCCGACGATGGCGCCAATCCACTGCGGGAGGATGTGGAGGTGAAATTTCCCACCGCCAGCCTGGCCGTCATGGACCTGGCGATTGAAAGCTGGACGCAAATAGCGATCAATGCCGCGACGATCGCCAGCTTCACTCGCCCCCGCGACCTGGACCCGGCGCTCGGACCAGGATCGCGTTGA
- a CDS encoding 2OG-Fe(II) oxygenase, producing MTDMIDDGGIASPVRAQIGDAVRARLDRNPMVNRIDTPHLEIYGRQGFLSTEECAGLRTLIDASAKPSTLFSGSANAEYRTSHSGNLSPASPLVEAITNRICALTGLPASHGETLQGQRYTEGQEYKVHCDYFPVTANYWKAMRKSGGQRTWTAMIYLSPVEAGGETHFPQCEFMVPPVEGMILIWNNMASDGAPNLFSLHAARPVERGTKYVVTKWFRERPWG from the coding sequence ATGACCGACATGATCGATGACGGCGGTATCGCCTCGCCCGTCCGTGCGCAGATTGGCGACGCCGTCCGCGCTCGCCTGGACCGCAACCCGATGGTGAACCGCATCGATACGCCTCATCTGGAAATCTATGGCCGCCAGGGCTTTCTGAGCACCGAGGAATGCGCGGGCCTGCGCACGCTGATCGACGCGAGCGCCAAACCTTCGACGCTTTTTTCCGGCAGTGCCAACGCCGAATATCGCACCAGCCATAGCGGCAACCTCAGCCCTGCAAGCCCGTTGGTGGAAGCGATCACGAACCGCATCTGCGCGCTCACGGGCCTGCCCGCGAGCCATGGCGAAACACTGCAGGGCCAGCGCTATACGGAGGGACAGGAATATAAGGTCCATTGCGATTATTTCCCCGTCACCGCCAACTATTGGAAAGCGATGCGCAAGTCCGGCGGGCAGCGAACCTGGACCGCGATGATCTATCTCTCGCCGGTCGAGGCGGGGGGCGAGACACATTTCCCGCAATGTGAATTCATGGTGCCGCCGGTGGAGGGGATGATCCTGATCTGGAACAATATGGCCAGCGACGGCGCGCCCAACCTCTTCAGTCTGCACGCCGCACGGCCCGTGGAGCGCGGCACCAAATATGTCGTCACCAAATGGTTTCGCGAACGCCCCTGGGGCTGA
- a CDS encoding class III extradiol ring-cleavage dioxygenase, protein MKQPTFFIPHGGGPCFFMDPTDPDRPHSDPIWQPMQDYLADLIDGLPERPKAILMVSGHWEEADFTVHVGVRPSLLFDYHGFPPHTYMLRWDAPGAPDLARRAAGLLRGAGFATAEEGARGWDHGVFVPMKVALLDADIPLAQLSLRHDLNPAAHIAAGRALAPLRDEGVLIVGSGMSFHNLRVRGPQTIAPSTAWDYALTAAVTDPDPQSRAARVAAWDELPHARFAHPREEHLLPLMVALGAGGDGGATCTHRSSVMGWTVSGYRFG, encoded by the coding sequence ATGAAACAACCGACCTTCTTCATCCCCCATGGCGGTGGACCCTGCTTCTTCATGGACCCGACCGATCCGGACCGGCCGCACAGCGACCCGATCTGGCAGCCGATGCAGGACTATCTGGCCGATCTGATCGACGGCCTGCCCGAACGGCCCAAGGCGATCCTGATGGTTTCCGGTCATTGGGAAGAAGCGGACTTTACTGTCCATGTCGGTGTCCGGCCATCGCTGCTGTTCGACTATCACGGCTTTCCGCCGCACACTTATATGCTGCGCTGGGACGCGCCGGGCGCGCCCGATCTGGCGCGGCGTGCGGCCGGTCTGCTGCGCGGCGCGGGCTTCGCCACGGCGGAGGAAGGCGCACGCGGCTGGGACCATGGCGTTTTCGTGCCGATGAAGGTCGCGCTGCTCGATGCGGATATCCCGCTGGCGCAATTGTCCCTGCGCCATGACCTCAATCCCGCCGCCCATATCGCTGCCGGTCGCGCCCTGGCGCCGCTGCGCGATGAAGGCGTGCTGATCGTCGGATCGGGCATGAGCTTCCACAATCTGCGCGTGCGCGGGCCGCAGACGATCGCGCCATCGACCGCCTGGGATTATGCGCTGACCGCCGCCGTCACCGATCCGGACCCGCAAAGCCGTGCGGCGCGCGTGGCCGCCTGGGACGAACTGCCGCACGCTCGCTTCGCCCATCCGCGCGAGGAGCATCTGTTGCCGCTGATGGTGGCGCTGGGCGCGGGCGGTGATGGCGGGGCGACATGTACCCATCGCAGCAGCGTGATGGGCTGGACGGTGTCGGGCTATCGTTTCGGCTGA
- a CDS encoding PilZ domain-containing protein has translation MHTKRNRERIAVDVPVVVTTVLDSLEGRIIDLSEGGAQILGCTLPTRSKCQLDLDGHIVFGTVQWSEEDRIGIRFPYDLTDGPLYERLEQARTAKHSSITLQPSATMATTGSGFGRRAD, from the coding sequence ATGCACACCAAGCGCAACCGCGAACGTATCGCCGTGGATGTCCCGGTCGTTGTCACGACGGTGCTCGACAGCCTGGAAGGAAGGATCATCGATCTGAGCGAAGGTGGCGCGCAAATCCTGGGCTGCACCCTCCCTACGCGCTCCAAATGCCAACTCGACCTCGACGGCCATATCGTGTTCGGCACGGTGCAATGGTCGGAGGAAGATCGGATCGGCATCCGGTTCCCTTATGACCTGACCGACGGCCCGCTCTATGAACGGCTGGAACAGGCCCGCACCGCAAAACATAGCTCCATCACCCTCCAGCCTTCCGCCACTATGGCAACGACCGGCAGCGGATTTGGACGCCGGGCGGACTGA
- a CDS encoding integration host factor subunit alpha: MSDTGTLTRADLAESLNRHVGLSRAEAAALVESILDHLSAALERGENVKISSFGTFVLRDKTQRMGRNPKTGVEVPIEPRRVLTFRASQTMRDRVA; encoded by the coding sequence ATGAGCGACACTGGCACATTGACGCGCGCGGACCTGGCGGAGAGTCTGAACCGCCATGTCGGCCTGTCGCGCGCCGAAGCGGCTGCGTTGGTTGAATCGATCCTCGATCATCTGTCTGCGGCGCTTGAGCGTGGCGAGAATGTGAAGATTTCCAGTTTCGGAACCTTCGTCCTGCGCGACAAAACGCAGCGTATGGGCCGCAACCCCAAGACCGGGGTTGAGGTGCCGATCGAACCGCGCCGGGTTCTTACCTTTCGCGCCAGTCAGACGATGCGCGACCGGGTGGCCTGA
- a CDS encoding MerR family transcriptional regulator produces MKKAEGAFLTISELAGQLGLPQHILRYWETRFPQLRPLQRSGNRRYYRPGDVALAQRIHHLLHVEGFTVKGAQKALTEGDGVAVTVPAAADPPADDLVVRLEGIRAALAAALKN; encoded by the coding sequence ATGAAAAAAGCGGAGGGGGCATTCCTTACCATCAGCGAGCTGGCCGGCCAGCTTGGTCTGCCCCAGCATATTTTGCGCTATTGGGAAACGCGCTTTCCCCAACTTCGGCCGCTCCAGCGATCGGGCAATCGTCGCTATTACCGGCCAGGTGATGTGGCTTTGGCGCAGCGCATCCACCATCTCCTCCATGTCGAGGGCTTCACTGTCAAAGGCGCGCAAAAGGCGCTCACCGAGGGAGATGGCGTGGCCGTGACCGTACCGGCTGCAGCCGATCCTCCTGCCGATGATCTGGTCGTTCGGCTTGAAGGCATACGCGCCGCGTTGGCGGCCGCGCTTAAGAACTGA
- a CDS encoding RcnB family protein, with amino-acid sequence MRKLIILGLLAATVAPSVASAQSMGEVRRSEHNLREQQRDLRQAQRYGDRRDVRDARRDVRDARQDVREDWQDYRRSHRDVYRGGNWRAPFRYTAWNRGAQLRPAYYSSRYYIADPYRYRLPRPGANQQWVRHYNDVLLVNVRTGRVIDAHRGFFW; translated from the coding sequence ATGCGTAAACTGATCATATTGGGCCTGCTCGCCGCCACCGTTGCGCCGAGTGTGGCTTCGGCCCAGTCGATGGGTGAAGTACGCCGCAGCGAACATAATCTGCGCGAGCAGCAACGCGATCTGCGCCAGGCGCAGCGCTATGGCGACCGCCGTGACGTCCGTGATGCCCGTCGCGACGTGCGCGATGCCCGCCAGGATGTGCGTGAGGATTGGCAAGACTATCGCCGCAGCCATCGCGACGTCTATCGCGGCGGCAACTGGCGGGCGCCCTTCCGCTACACCGCCTGGAACCGCGGCGCCCAGCTTCGTCCGGCCTATTACAGCTCGCGCTACTATATCGCCGATCCCTATCGCTATCGCCTGCCCCGGCCGGGCGCGAACCAGCAATGGGTCCGCCATTATAATGACGTGCTGCTGGTCAATGTCCGCACCGGCCGCGTGATCGACGCGCATCGCGGTTTCTTCTGGTAA
- a CDS encoding GNAT family N-acetyltransferase has protein sequence MTPITWRHAGPHDATALSILGGATFLTSFAHDHPGPALLTHIGVAHGAPYYEAALADPAQTILIGETPLGAPVGYAMLTPPDLPVPTDAARDLEIKRIYLLAGWQGGGHGGALMVRVEEEARHRGAERLLLAVYLHNERAQRFYARHGFSHIGETTFMVGDVPFRDLIYARTL, from the coding sequence ATGACGCCAATCACCTGGCGACACGCCGGACCGCACGATGCGACCGCCCTGTCGATCCTGGGCGGCGCGACCTTCCTCACCAGCTTCGCGCACGATCATCCGGGTCCGGCGCTGCTCACCCATATCGGCGTGGCGCATGGGGCGCCCTATTATGAGGCCGCACTGGCGGACCCCGCACAGACGATCCTGATCGGTGAAACGCCGCTCGGCGCGCCGGTGGGCTATGCCATGCTGACCCCGCCCGACCTGCCGGTGCCGACGGATGCAGCGCGCGACCTGGAGATCAAGCGCATCTATCTCCTGGCCGGATGGCAGGGCGGCGGTCATGGTGGCGCACTGATGGTGCGGGTCGAAGAGGAAGCCCGCCACCGCGGGGCTGAGCGATTGCTGCTCGCCGTCTATCTGCATAATGAGCGTGCACAACGCTTCTATGCCCGGCATGGCTTTTCCCATATTGGCGAGACGACCTTCATGGTCGGGGATGTGCCATTCCGCGACCTGATCTACGCCCGGACGCTGTAG
- a CDS encoding lysine--tRNA ligase has translation MTVSELLRTAAQAAKAWPYEEARKLLKRYSSNGSEGGVPDKGHILFETGYGPSGLPHIGTFNEVLRTTMVRNAFHALSDIPTRLVAFSDDMDGLRKVPDNVPNQAMLTEHLGKPLTQVPDPFGKFESFAHHNNAMLREFLDRFGFDYEFVSATERYKAGAFDEALRQVLRRYQAIMDIMLPTLRKERQATYSPVLPISPRSGIVLQVPVEVIDAEAGLVRFQDEGEWIEQSILSGGAKLQWKVDWAMRWYALGVDYEMAGKDLIDSVTQSSKICRALGGRPPEGFNYEMFLDEKGEKISKSKGNGLSLEQWLTYGPQESLAFYAYREPKKAKQLHMGVIPRAVDEYWQFRGNYPTQAIEQQLGNPVHHVHDGKLPQGKLPVTFGLLLNLVGVMGDASREQVWGYLQNYVPDANPDSYPELDALIGHALAYHRDFVAPTLKRRTPDANEAAALRKLDEELAALPAEATAEDIQNIVYAIGKDEAFGFAELRDWFKALYQTLLGADQGPRMGSFIALYGVENSRKLIAEALAA, from the coding sequence ATGACCGTGTCCGAACTTCTCCGCACCGCTGCGCAGGCGGCCAAGGCCTGGCCCTATGAGGAAGCCCGCAAGCTCCTGAAGCGCTATTCGTCCAATGGGTCGGAAGGCGGCGTGCCGGACAAGGGGCATATCCTGTTCGAAACCGGCTATGGTCCGTCGGGCCTGCCGCATATCGGCACCTTCAACGAAGTGCTGCGCACCACCATGGTCCGCAACGCCTTTCATGCGCTGTCGGATATCCCGACGCGGCTGGTGGCGTTCAGCGACGATATGGACGGCTTGCGCAAGGTGCCGGACAATGTGCCCAACCAGGCGATGCTGACCGAGCATCTGGGCAAGCCGCTAACGCAGGTGCCTGACCCGTTCGGGAAGTTCGAAAGTTTCGCGCATCACAACAACGCAATGCTGCGCGAATTTCTGGACCGGTTCGGGTTCGACTATGAATTCGTGTCGGCGACCGAGCGCTACAAGGCCGGCGCCTTTGATGAAGCGCTCCGCCAGGTGCTGCGCCGTTATCAGGCGATCATGGACATCATGCTGCCGACCCTGCGCAAGGAACGGCAGGCGACCTATTCGCCGGTGCTGCCGATCAGCCCCAGGAGCGGCATCGTGCTCCAGGTGCCGGTCGAGGTGATCGACGCCGAAGCGGGCCTCGTCCGCTTTCAGGATGAGGGCGAATGGATCGAGCAGTCGATCCTGTCGGGCGGCGCGAAGCTGCAATGGAAGGTCGACTGGGCGATGCGCTGGTATGCGCTGGGCGTCGATTATGAAATGGCGGGCAAGGATCTGATCGATTCGGTGACGCAATCGTCGAAGATCTGCCGCGCGCTGGGCGGCCGTCCGCCTGAGGGTTTCAACTACGAGATGTTCCTCGACGAAAAGGGCGAGAAAATCTCCAAGTCGAAGGGTAATGGCCTCAGCCTCGAACAATGGCTGACCTATGGCCCGCAGGAAAGCCTGGCCTTCTACGCCTATCGGGAGCCGAAGAAGGCGAAGCAGCTCCATATGGGCGTCATCCCGCGCGCCGTGGACGAATATTGGCAGTTCCGCGGCAACTACCCCACCCAGGCGATCGAGCAACAACTGGGCAACCCGGTCCATCATGTCCATGACGGCAAGCTGCCCCAGGGCAAGTTGCCGGTGACGTTCGGCCTGCTGCTCAACCTGGTCGGCGTGATGGGGGATGCCAGCCGCGAGCAGGTGTGGGGCTATCTCCAAAATTATGTGCCGGACGCCAACCCGGACAGCTATCCGGAACTCGACGCGCTGATCGGTCATGCGCTCGCCTATCACCGCGATTTCGTCGCGCCGACACTCAAGCGCCGTACACCGGACGCGAACGAGGCGGCGGCGCTGCGCAAGCTGGACGAAGAACTGGCCGCGTTGCCGGCCGAAGCGACGGCAGAGGATATTCAGAATATCGTCTATGCCATTGGCAAGGACGAAGCGTTCGGCTTCGCCGAGCTGCGCGACTGGTTCAAGGCGCTCTACCAGACGTTGCTGGGCGCCGATCAAGGGCCGCGCATGGGCAGCTTCATTGCCCTCTATGGCGTTGAAAACAGCCGCAAGCTGATCGCTGAGGCTCTGGCCGCCTGA